Proteins from a genomic interval of Streptomyces sp. Tu6071:
- a CDS encoding TetR/AcrR family transcriptional regulator — translation MPALPSPAPGLRERKKLMTRQAILDAAEALFARDGYEGVTVAQIADRANISVKTLFTYFSSKEDLAFAGEDDMREELVHAVTERPAGSTPLDAVRDFLKDLARQGEGARGVEEFHIAFGSDPHLRPRLLVMYERFEDALTTALAAETGAPGAGQSARLVAVQLVALLRLLTGPETRAALGLAHDADAADSPDEVRERVLLGWIDDAAAFLAAGIGQYEPRTAEA, via the coding sequence ATGCCAGCACTCCCCTCCCCCGCTCCCGGCCTCCGCGAGCGCAAGAAGCTCATGACGCGGCAGGCGATCCTGGACGCCGCCGAGGCGCTCTTCGCGCGGGACGGGTACGAGGGCGTCACCGTCGCGCAGATCGCCGATAGGGCGAACATCTCGGTGAAGACGCTCTTCACCTACTTCTCCTCGAAGGAGGACCTCGCCTTCGCGGGCGAGGACGACATGCGCGAGGAGCTCGTCCACGCGGTGACGGAGCGTCCGGCAGGCAGCACCCCGCTGGACGCCGTACGCGACTTCCTCAAGGACCTGGCCCGGCAGGGCGAGGGGGCGCGGGGCGTGGAGGAATTCCACATCGCGTTCGGCTCGGACCCGCACCTGCGGCCCCGGCTCCTCGTCATGTACGAGCGCTTCGAGGACGCCCTCACCACGGCGCTCGCCGCCGAGACCGGCGCCCCCGGGGCCGGGCAGAGCGCGCGCCTCGTCGCCGTCCAGCTCGTCGCCCTGCTCCGCCTCCTCACCGGGCCCGAGACCCGAGCGGCACTCGGCCTCGCCCACGACGCGGACGCTGCCGACAGCCCCGACGAGGTGCGCGAGCGTGTTCTCCTCGGCTGGATCGACGACGCCGCGGCCTTCCTGGCGGCGGGGATCGGGCAGTACGAGCCCAGGACGGCGGAGGCCTGA
- a CDS encoding MDR family MFS transporter → MTTPDRAPARRTLLVLMVPLMLVLFLANLDQTIVAAALPTIGRDLDSASGASWVVTAYLLTSAITTLILGKLGDMYGRKRVFQFSIAVFLAGSLLCGLAPGIGALIAFRALQGIGGGGLNSLVQAITGDLVPARRRAAWQALTGVVATLALVAGPLLGGAFAEGLSWRWIFWINLPIGVAALFTVAAKLHLPRPAAARGRVDYAGAALVAALTTTALLVTTWGGTTYSWTSPLVLGLLAATVLALLAYVRAERRAAEPLTPPRLFRSAVFDLAGLQFFLATLVLFVGMLYVPMFLETVQHATAFSAGLYVIPLLLGLVAAAMVSGPLIAKTGRYKIYPVLGSLLTGGAMYWLAQWDAHTAPFGLITPLVVAGAGLGLFVQVSLLAGQNAAAYDDLGAATGTLNFFKSLGGAVGAALFGAILAHALAHGAALAAFHTVFLWALPFMGAALVAALAMREKPLSEEMREVAAGEVEVPEY, encoded by the coding sequence ATGACGACGCCCGACCGTGCCCCCGCCCGGCGCACACTCCTCGTGCTGATGGTCCCGCTCATGCTTGTGCTGTTTCTCGCGAACCTCGACCAGACGATCGTGGCCGCCGCGCTGCCCACCATCGGCCGCGACCTCGATTCCGCGTCGGGTGCCTCGTGGGTCGTCACCGCTTACCTGCTGACCAGCGCGATCACGACCCTGATCCTCGGCAAGCTCGGCGACATGTACGGGCGCAAGCGCGTCTTCCAGTTCTCCATCGCCGTCTTCCTCGCCGGCTCGCTGCTGTGCGGCCTCGCGCCGGGAATCGGCGCGCTCATCGCCTTCCGCGCCCTCCAGGGCATCGGCGGTGGCGGCCTGAACTCGCTCGTGCAGGCGATCACGGGGGACCTCGTCCCGGCGCGCCGCCGGGCCGCCTGGCAGGCGCTCACCGGCGTGGTCGCGACCCTCGCACTCGTCGCGGGGCCGCTCCTCGGCGGGGCCTTCGCCGAAGGACTCTCCTGGCGCTGGATCTTCTGGATCAACCTGCCGATCGGCGTCGCCGCGCTGTTCACCGTCGCCGCGAAGCTCCACCTGCCCCGCCCCGCCGCCGCGCGCGGGCGTGTCGACTACGCGGGCGCCGCGCTCGTCGCCGCCCTCACCACCACGGCCCTGCTCGTCACGACGTGGGGCGGAACCACCTACTCCTGGACCTCCCCGCTCGTTCTCGGCCTGCTCGCCGCGACGGTCCTCGCGCTGCTCGCGTACGTGCGCGCCGAGCGCCGCGCGGCCGAACCGCTCACCCCGCCCCGGCTCTTCCGCTCGGCCGTCTTCGACCTGGCCGGACTCCAGTTCTTCCTCGCGACGCTCGTCCTCTTCGTCGGCATGCTCTACGTCCCGATGTTCCTGGAGACCGTCCAGCACGCGACGGCCTTCAGCGCCGGCCTCTACGTCATCCCGCTGCTGCTCGGTCTCGTCGCTGCCGCGATGGTCTCCGGGCCGCTCATCGCGAAGACCGGGCGTTACAAGATCTACCCCGTACTCGGCTCGCTCCTGACCGGCGGCGCGATGTACTGGCTCGCCCAATGGGACGCGCACACCGCGCCGTTCGGACTCATCACGCCGCTCGTCGTCGCGGGGGCCGGTCTCGGTCTCTTCGTGCAGGTCTCGCTGCTCGCCGGGCAGAACGCCGCCGCGTACGACGACCTCGGCGCTGCGACGGGCACCCTCAACTTCTTCAAGAGCCTCGGCGGGGCGGTCGGTGCCGCCCTCTTCGGCGCGATCCTCGCCCACGCCCTCGCCCACGGCGCGGCGCTCGCCGCCTTCCACACGGTCTTCCTGTGGGCCCTCCCCTTCATGGGTGCCGCCCTGGTCGCCGCTCTCGCGATGCGTGAGAAGCCGCTCTCGGAGGAGATGCGCGAGGTGGCGGCGGGGGAGGTGGAGGTGCCGGAGTACTAG
- a CDS encoding lamin tail domain-containing protein produces the protein MRIRFAAPAVLAAAALVGLAASPSQAAAHQSGIHIGLVQFDSPGKDTRSNTSLNGEWVNIHNNSKSAVQLKGYKLKDNTGYTYTFGSYKIGAGKTVKVRTGKGKNVPGTVYWNRGAYVWNNTGDKARLYTSKGALRDSCSWKTAKSGQKNCH, from the coding sequence GTGCGCATTCGTTTCGCGGCCCCGGCCGTCCTCGCCGCCGCCGCCCTCGTGGGTCTCGCGGCCTCACCCTCGCAGGCCGCCGCCCACCAGAGCGGAATCCACATCGGGCTCGTCCAGTTCGACAGCCCCGGCAAGGACACCCGCAGCAACACCTCGCTCAACGGGGAGTGGGTGAACATCCACAACAACTCCAAGTCGGCGGTGCAGCTGAAGGGTTACAAGCTCAAGGACAACACCGGCTACACGTACACCTTCGGCAGCTACAAGATCGGCGCGGGCAAGACGGTCAAGGTCCGCACCGGCAAGGGCAAGAACGTGCCCGGGACGGTCTACTGGAACCGTGGTGCGTACGTGTGGAACAACACGGGCGACAAGGCACGGCTGTACACATCGAAGGGCGCGCTGCGCGACTCCTGCTCCTGGAAGACCGCGAAGAGCGGCCAGAAGAACTGCCACTGA
- a CDS encoding LacI family DNA-binding transcriptional regulator, with the protein MAQKAQKVGIKDVAREAGVSLGTVSNVLNRPGTVAEETRVRVVSVIERLGYVRSESARQLRAGESRIMGLLVLDMGNPFFVDIARGAERAARAAGLGVMVCNSAQDPDEEAEYLSLFAEQRVRGVLLTPSDASSRNIETFRRHRIPFVLVDRVGAETEECSVSTDDVLGSALAVRHLIETGHRSLAYVSGPPGLQQVRNRRAGALHALAEAGLPPGALRELPTERLDVSAGRDAGARLLGLGDRPTAVFCANDLLALGVLQSLYAAGVSVPDEMALVGYDDIEFAAAAAVPLTSVRQPAVRMGALAAELLLEETSGVDHTHRQVVLEPELVVRRSTLAGR; encoded by the coding sequence GTGGCGCAGAAGGCCCAGAAGGTCGGCATCAAGGACGTGGCGCGCGAGGCGGGAGTCTCCCTCGGCACGGTCTCCAACGTGCTCAACCGCCCCGGCACGGTCGCCGAGGAGACCCGCGTCCGCGTCGTGAGCGTCATCGAACGCCTCGGCTACGTCCGCAGCGAGAGCGCGCGCCAACTACGGGCCGGGGAGTCGCGCATCATGGGCCTGCTCGTGCTCGACATGGGCAACCCCTTCTTCGTGGACATCGCGCGCGGCGCCGAACGGGCCGCCCGCGCCGCCGGGCTCGGCGTCATGGTCTGCAACAGCGCGCAGGACCCCGACGAGGAGGCCGAGTACCTCTCGCTCTTCGCCGAGCAGCGAGTGCGCGGCGTGCTCCTCACCCCCTCCGACGCCTCCTCGCGCAACATCGAGACCTTCCGCCGCCACCGCATCCCCTTCGTGCTCGTCGACCGGGTCGGCGCGGAGACGGAGGAGTGCTCGGTCTCGACCGACGACGTCCTCGGCTCCGCGCTCGCGGTTCGGCACCTGATCGAGACGGGGCACCGTTCCCTCGCGTACGTGTCGGGGCCGCCCGGTCTCCAGCAGGTACGGAACCGGCGCGCCGGCGCGCTCCACGCGCTCGCCGAGGCGGGGCTGCCCCCCGGGGCGCTGCGCGAACTCCCCACCGAGCGCCTCGACGTCTCGGCCGGCCGCGACGCGGGCGCCCGCCTCCTGGGCCTCGGCGACCGCCCGACCGCCGTCTTCTGCGCCAACGACCTCCTCGCCCTCGGCGTCCTCCAGTCCCTCTACGCGGCCGGGGTCTCGGTCCCCGACGAGATGGCGCTCGTCGGCTACGACGACATCGAGTTCGCCGCCGCGGCGGCCGTCCCGCTCACCTCCGTCCGCCAGCCGGCCGTCCGAATGGGCGCGCTGGCCGCCGAACTCCTCCTGGAGGAGACCTCCGGGGTCGACCACACCCACCGCCAGGTCGTCCTGGAACCGGAACTGGTGGTCCGGAGGTCCACGCTGGCGGGACGCTGA
- the rhaI gene encoding L-rhamnose isomerase, which yields MPSQSTVSAVRETLKGQVIETPSWGYGNSGTRFKVFAQAGVPRDPFEKLDDAAQVQEFTGVAPRVSLHIPWDKAEDYAALGAHAAKRGLVLGAINSNTFQDDAYRLGSVTHPDAGVRRKAVAHLLECVDIMDATGSRDLKLWFADGTNYPGQDDIVARQERLADALAEVYARLGEGQRLLLEYKFFEPAFYTTDVPDWGTAFRHCLKLGPKAQVVVDTGHHAPGTNIEFIVATLLHEGRLGAFDFNSRFYADDDLMVGAADPFQLFRIMHEVIRNGGMDAERNVNFMLDQCHNIEQKIPAVIRSVMNVQEATAKALLVDTEALRAAQLAGDVLAANAVLMDAYNTDVRPLLAEVRTGMGLAPDPVAAYHASGWQRRIEAARVGGEQAGWGA from the coding sequence ATGCCGTCGCAGTCCACGGTCTCCGCAGTCAGGGAAACGCTCAAGGGCCAGGTGATCGAGACCCCGTCGTGGGGGTACGGCAACTCCGGTACGCGGTTCAAGGTGTTCGCCCAGGCCGGGGTGCCGAGGGACCCGTTCGAGAAGCTGGACGACGCGGCGCAGGTGCAGGAGTTCACCGGGGTCGCGCCGCGCGTCTCGCTGCACATCCCGTGGGACAAGGCCGAGGACTACGCCGCGCTCGGCGCGCACGCCGCGAAGCGCGGGCTCGTGCTCGGGGCGATCAACTCGAACACGTTCCAGGACGACGCGTACAGGCTCGGCTCCGTGACGCATCCCGACGCCGGGGTGCGCCGCAAGGCGGTCGCGCACCTCCTGGAGTGCGTCGACATCATGGACGCGACCGGCTCCAGGGACCTCAAGCTCTGGTTCGCCGACGGCACCAACTACCCGGGCCAGGACGACATCGTCGCCCGTCAGGAGCGCCTCGCCGACGCGCTCGCGGAGGTGTACGCGCGGCTCGGCGAGGGGCAGCGGCTGCTCCTGGAGTACAAGTTCTTCGAGCCCGCCTTCTACACGACCGACGTCCCCGACTGGGGCACCGCCTTCCGCCACTGCCTCAAGCTCGGCCCCAAGGCGCAGGTCGTCGTGGACACCGGGCACCACGCCCCCGGCACCAACATCGAGTTCATCGTCGCGACCCTGCTCCACGAGGGGCGGCTCGGCGCCTTCGACTTCAACTCCCGCTTCTACGCGGACGACGACCTCATGGTGGGCGCGGCCGATCCCTTCCAGCTCTTCCGGATCATGCACGAGGTGATCAGGAACGGCGGGATGGACGCGGAACGCAACGTCAACTTCATGCTCGACCAGTGCCACAACATCGAGCAGAAGATCCCGGCCGTCATCCGTTCGGTCATGAACGTGCAGGAAGCGACCGCCAAGGCGCTGCTCGTGGACACGGAGGCGCTCAGGGCCGCGCAGCTCGCGGGCGACGTCCTCGCCGCCAACGCCGTGCTCATGGACGCCTACAACACCGACGTCCGCCCGCTGCTCGCCGAGGTCCGCACCGGGATGGGCCTCGCCCCCGACCCCGTCGCCGCCTACCACGCCTCCGGCTGGCAGAGGCGCATCGAGGCCGCACGCGTCGGCGGCGAACAGGCCGGCTGGGGCGCCTGA
- a CDS encoding bifunctional rhamnulose-1-phosphate aldolase/short-chain dehydrogenase, which produces MATPPEVAALLDRAHRLGADPRNTNYAGGNASAKGVGTDPVTGGSAELLWVKGSGGDLGTLTEQGLAVLRLDRLRALAEVYPGVGREDEMVAALDYCLHGKGGAAPSIDTAMHGLVDAAHVDHLHPDSGIALACAADGEALTAACFGGKVAWVPWRRPGFQLGLDIAAVKEANPGAVGVVLGGHGITAWGTTSEECERNALWMIRTAEEFLEEKGRTEPFGPVLAGYEALPEAERHARAAALAPVLRGLASTDRPQVGHYTDTAPVLDFLARAAHPRLAALGTSCPDHFLRTKVRPLVLDLAPSAPVEEQVARLKELHEEYRAEYRAYYARHASEDSPAMRGADPAIVLVPGVGMFSFGKDKQTARVAGEFYVNAVHVMRGAEAVSAYAPIEESEKFRIEYWALEEAKLRRMPEPKALASRVALVTGGGSGIGKAIAHRLVAEGACVVVADLDGGSAAAVAEELGGADQAVAVTVDVTDEAGITAAFERAALAFGGVDLVVNNAGISVSKPLLETTAKDWDLQHDIMARGSFLVSREAARVMIAQNLGGDLVYIASKNSVFAGPNNIAYSATKADQAHQVRLLAAELGGHGIRVNGVNPDGVVRGSGIFANGWGAQRAATYGIEESELGEFYARRTLLKREVLPEHVANAVLALTGGELSHTTGLHIPVDAGVAAAFLR; this is translated from the coding sequence ATGGCCACGCCCCCCGAAGTCGCCGCCCTCCTCGACCGCGCCCACCGCCTCGGCGCCGATCCGCGCAACACCAACTACGCCGGGGGCAACGCCTCGGCGAAGGGTGTCGGGACCGACCCCGTCACGGGCGGGTCCGCCGAACTGCTCTGGGTCAAGGGCTCGGGCGGCGACCTCGGCACCCTCACCGAGCAGGGCCTCGCCGTCCTCCGTCTCGACCGGCTGCGCGCCCTCGCCGAGGTGTACCCGGGCGTCGGGCGCGAGGACGAGATGGTCGCGGCCCTCGACTACTGCCTGCACGGCAAGGGCGGGGCCGCGCCCTCCATCGACACCGCGATGCACGGCCTCGTGGACGCCGCGCACGTCGACCACCTGCACCCCGACTCCGGCATCGCGCTCGCGTGCGCGGCCGACGGCGAGGCGCTGACCGCCGCGTGCTTCGGCGGGAAGGTCGCCTGGGTGCCGTGGCGCCGCCCCGGGTTCCAGCTCGGCCTGGACATCGCCGCCGTCAAGGAGGCGAACCCGGGGGCGGTCGGCGTCGTCCTCGGCGGCCACGGCATCACGGCGTGGGGCACGACGTCCGAGGAGTGCGAGCGCAACGCGCTGTGGATGATCCGCACGGCCGAGGAGTTCCTGGAGGAGAAGGGCAGGACCGAGCCCTTCGGGCCCGTGCTCGCCGGGTACGAGGCGCTTCCGGAGGCCGAGCGGCACGCCCGCGCCGCCGCGCTCGCGCCCGTCCTCAGGGGCCTGGCGTCGACCGACCGCCCACAGGTCGGCCACTACACCGACACCGCTCCGGTGCTCGACTTCCTCGCACGCGCCGCGCACCCGCGCCTCGCCGCGCTCGGCACCTCGTGCCCGGACCACTTCCTGCGCACGAAGGTCCGCCCCCTCGTCCTCGACCTCGCGCCCTCCGCGCCCGTCGAGGAGCAGGTCGCGCGCCTGAAGGAGCTGCACGAGGAGTACCGGGCCGAGTACCGCGCCTACTACGCGCGCCACGCGAGCGAGGACTCGCCCGCGATGCGCGGCGCGGACCCGGCGATCGTGCTCGTGCCGGGTGTCGGCATGTTCTCCTTCGGCAAGGACAAGCAGACCGCGCGCGTCGCCGGTGAGTTCTACGTCAACGCCGTCCACGTCATGCGGGGTGCCGAGGCCGTCTCGGCGTACGCGCCGATCGAGGAGTCCGAGAAGTTCCGCATCGAGTACTGGGCCCTCGAAGAGGCCAAGCTCCGGCGGATGCCGGAGCCGAAGGCGCTCGCGAGCCGTGTCGCGCTCGTCACGGGCGGCGGCTCGGGCATCGGCAAGGCGATCGCGCACCGCCTCGTCGCCGAGGGCGCCTGCGTCGTCGTCGCCGACCTCGACGGCGGGAGCGCCGCCGCCGTCGCCGAGGAACTGGGCGGCGCGGACCAGGCCGTCGCCGTCACGGTGGACGTCACGGACGAGGCCGGGATCACCGCCGCGTTCGAGCGGGCCGCGCTCGCCTTCGGCGGCGTCGACCTCGTCGTCAACAACGCCGGGATCTCCGTCTCCAAGCCGCTGTTGGAGACGACGGCGAAGGACTGGGACCTCCAGCACGACATCATGGCGCGCGGTTCCTTCCTCGTCTCGCGCGAGGCGGCCCGCGTGATGATCGCGCAGAACCTCGGCGGCGACCTCGTCTACATCGCCTCGAAGAACTCCGTGTTCGCGGGCCCGAACAACATCGCCTACTCGGCGACGAAGGCCGACCAGGCCCACCAGGTGCGGCTGCTCGCGGCCGAGCTGGGCGGGCACGGCATCCGCGTCAACGGCGTCAACCCCGACGGCGTCGTGCGGGGTTCGGGCATCTTCGCGAACGGCTGGGGCGCCCAGCGCGCCGCGACGTACGGCATCGAGGAGAGCGAGCTGGGCGAGTTCTACGCGCGGCGCACGCTCCTCAAGCGCGAGGTCCTGCCCGAGCACGTCGCCAACGCGGTCCTCGCCCTCACGGGCGGCGAGCTGAGCCACACGACGGGGCTGCACATCCCGGTCGACGCGGGCGTGGCGGCGGCGTTCCTGCGCTGA
- a CDS encoding rhamnulokinase: MPAQRSAAPAAFAAADLGATSGRVVLGRVGPGLLELTETARFANTPLRLPSGLHWNLPGLHQGVLDGLAEAGRRADLASIGIDSWAVDYALLDADGALLGLPHHYRDPRTEEIAPRLRDRVGADVLYRTTGLQHLPFNTVFQLAAEPRGPRWDAARRLLLVPDLLTHWLTGAEAAEATNASTTGLRDARTGQWSPAMLAAARVDACLLPPLVAPGTRVGTLLPHVAETTGLPAATPVTAVASHDTASAVLAVPAPGEGTVAYVSCGTWSLAGLELEHPVLTEDSRAANFTNELGVDGTTRYLRNIMGLWLLSESQRAWRARGLPYELGPLLAAAEAAEPFAHVIDPDAPEFLAPGDMPARIAAHCARTGQRVPRDQGALVRAILEALAWAHARTLREAVRLAGRAAPRTVHLVGGGSRNALLCRLTAAATGLPVVAGPAEATALGNILVQARAHGLVGDRDEQRALVAATQRPVRYEPTGDPEAWRRANSLVALED; encoded by the coding sequence GTGCCCGCCCAGCGCTCCGCCGCCCCCGCCGCCTTCGCCGCCGCCGACCTCGGGGCCACGAGCGGCCGGGTCGTCCTCGGGCGGGTCGGACCCGGGCTGCTGGAACTGACCGAGACCGCGCGCTTCGCGAACACGCCGCTGCGGCTGCCGAGCGGTCTGCACTGGAACCTCCCCGGTCTCCACCAGGGCGTGCTCGACGGGCTCGCCGAGGCAGGCCGCCGGGCGGACCTCGCCTCGATCGGCATCGACAGCTGGGCCGTCGACTACGCCCTCCTCGACGCCGACGGCGCCCTCCTCGGCCTCCCGCACCACTACCGCGACCCGCGCACCGAGGAGATCGCCCCGCGCCTACGCGACCGCGTCGGCGCCGACGTCCTCTACCGCACGACCGGCCTCCAGCACCTCCCCTTCAACACCGTCTTCCAGCTCGCCGCCGAACCGCGCGGCCCGCGCTGGGACGCCGCGCGCCGCCTCCTCCTCGTCCCCGACCTCCTCACGCACTGGCTCACGGGCGCCGAGGCCGCCGAGGCGACGAACGCGTCCACGACGGGGCTGCGCGACGCGCGGACGGGGCAGTGGTCGCCCGCGATGCTCGCCGCCGCCCGCGTGGACGCGTGCCTGCTGCCGCCGCTCGTCGCCCCCGGCACCCGCGTCGGCACGCTGCTCCCGCACGTCGCCGAGACCACCGGGCTGCCCGCCGCCACCCCCGTCACCGCCGTCGCCTCGCACGACACCGCGTCCGCCGTCCTCGCGGTGCCCGCCCCCGGAGAGGGCACCGTCGCCTACGTCTCCTGCGGCACGTGGTCGCTCGCCGGGCTCGAACTCGAACACCCCGTCCTCACCGAGGACTCGCGCGCGGCGAACTTCACCAACGAACTCGGCGTCGACGGCACGACCCGCTACCTGCGCAACATCATGGGCCTGTGGCTGCTCAGCGAGTCGCAGCGCGCATGGCGCGCGCGGGGACTCCCGTACGAGCTGGGGCCGCTGCTCGCCGCGGCCGAGGCCGCCGAGCCCTTCGCGCACGTCATCGACCCGGACGCGCCCGAGTTCCTGGCCCCGGGCGACATGCCCGCGCGCATCGCCGCCCACTGCGCGCGCACCGGGCAGCGCGTGCCGCGCGACCAGGGCGCCCTGGTCCGCGCGATCCTCGAAGCGCTCGCCTGGGCGCACGCGCGGACCCTGCGCGAGGCCGTGCGGCTCGCCGGGCGGGCCGCGCCGCGCACCGTGCACCTCGTCGGCGGCGGCAGCCGCAACGCGCTCCTGTGCCGGCTCACCGCCGCCGCCACCGGGCTCCCCGTCGTCGCCGGGCCCGCCGAGGCGACCGCGCTCGGCAACATCCTCGTCCAGGCCCGCGCCCACGGCCTCGTGGGCGACCGGGACGAGCAGCGCGCGCTCGTCGCGGCGACGCAGCGGCCCGTACGGTACGAGCCGACGGGTGATCCTGAAGCGTGGCGGCGCGCCAACTCGCTTGTCGCCCTGGAAGACTGA
- a CDS encoding alkaline phosphatase D family protein, protein MSHSFQDPDAELRAAARHFGRRGFLTMTGAAAALAFAVNLPTAGSAAAAELDAKAVKADPFTLGVASGDPLPQSVLLWTRLAPSPYESDGGMPRGRVTVRWELAHDARFTRVAKRGSTTAHPEFAHTVHVEVPGLDTDREYYYRFRAGTWISPVGRTRTAPATSARTAEMKLAAVSCQAYHDGYFTAYRHLADEDVDLVFHLGDYLYEYAVTAVGGNRKYTDRRLPAVFNRETLTLEDYRLRYALYKSDPDLIAAHAAHPFVVTWDDHETENNYADDTPENDVPPEEFLLRRAAAYRAYWENQPLRTPQKPTGSDMRLYRRRHWGRLAQFDVLDTRQYRSDQAYGDGWQVPGPESEDPSRTLTGDEQERWLVDGWRASGATWNVVPQQVTFAQRKDRATDGFKLSMDSWDGYPASRGRLLDGWRASGKDNLMVLTGDVHVHYGFDLKADFDDPASKTLGTEIVTSSITSGGDGSDKPSNWDTYMAANPHLRFYNGRRGYAVVTLGKKSARADWKTVAAVTTPGAPLTVAGSFVTEAGKPGLTPA, encoded by the coding sequence ATGAGCCACAGCTTCCAGGACCCCGACGCCGAACTCCGCGCCGCTGCCCGGCACTTCGGGCGGCGCGGCTTCCTCACCATGACGGGCGCCGCCGCCGCGCTCGCCTTCGCCGTCAATCTCCCGACCGCCGGGAGCGCCGCGGCGGCCGAACTCGACGCGAAGGCCGTCAAGGCCGACCCCTTCACGCTCGGCGTCGCCTCCGGGGACCCGCTCCCGCAGTCCGTCCTGCTGTGGACGCGCCTCGCCCCGAGCCCGTACGAGAGCGACGGCGGGATGCCGAGAGGCCGCGTCACGGTGCGCTGGGAACTCGCCCACGACGCCCGCTTCACGCGCGTCGCGAAGCGCGGATCGACCACCGCGCACCCGGAGTTCGCGCACACCGTGCACGTCGAGGTGCCCGGCCTCGACACGGACCGGGAGTACTACTACCGCTTCCGCGCCGGGACCTGGATCAGCCCCGTGGGCCGCACCCGCACCGCCCCCGCGACGAGCGCCAGGACCGCCGAGATGAAGCTCGCCGCCGTCTCCTGCCAGGCGTACCACGACGGGTACTTCACGGCGTACCGGCATCTCGCCGACGAGGACGTGGACCTCGTCTTCCACCTCGGGGACTACCTCTACGAGTACGCGGTGACGGCCGTGGGCGGCAACCGCAAGTACACCGACCGGCGCCTGCCCGCCGTCTTCAACCGCGAGACCCTCACCCTGGAGGACTACCGGCTGCGGTACGCGCTCTACAAGTCCGACCCGGACCTCATCGCCGCGCACGCCGCGCACCCCTTCGTCGTGACGTGGGACGACCACGAGACGGAGAACAACTACGCCGACGACACCCCCGAGAACGACGTCCCGCCGGAGGAGTTCCTGCTGCGCCGCGCCGCCGCCTACCGCGCGTACTGGGAGAACCAGCCGTTGCGCACGCCGCAGAAGCCCACCGGCTCCGACATGAGGCTCTACCGGCGCCGCCACTGGGGCCGCCTCGCCCAGTTCGACGTCCTCGACACCCGCCAGTACCGCAGCGACCAGGCGTACGGCGACGGCTGGCAGGTCCCCGGGCCCGAGTCCGAGGACCCCTCGCGCACGCTGACCGGCGACGAGCAGGAGCGCTGGCTCGTCGACGGGTGGCGTGCCTCCGGGGCCACCTGGAACGTCGTCCCGCAGCAGGTCACCTTCGCGCAGCGCAAGGACCGCGCGACGGACGGGTTCAAGCTCTCGATGGACTCGTGGGACGGCTACCCGGCCTCGCGCGGGCGCCTCCTCGACGGCTGGCGGGCGAGCGGCAAGGACAACCTCATGGTCCTCACGGGGGACGTCCACGTGCACTACGGCTTCGACCTCAAGGCGGACTTCGACGACCCCGCGTCGAAGACCCTCGGCACCGAGATCGTCACCAGCTCGATCACGAGCGGCGGCGACGGCTCCGACAAGCCCTCCAACTGGGACACCTACATGGCCGCCAACCCGCACCTGCGCTTCTACAACGGGCGGCGCGGCTACGCGGTCGTGACGCTCGGGAAGAAGTCGGCGCGCGCGGACTGGAAGACGGTTGCGGCGGTCACGACGCCGGGCGCGCCGCTCACGGTCGCGGGGTCGTTCGTGACGGAGGCGGGGAAGCCGGGACTGACACCGGCCTGA